A region from the Triticum urartu cultivar G1812 chromosome 1, Tu2.1, whole genome shotgun sequence genome encodes:
- the LOC125507034 gene encoding transcription factor MYB4-like: MGRAPCCEKDGLKRGAWSPEEDQRLADYIARHGHPNWRALPKHAGLLRCGKSCRLRWVNYLSPDIKRGNFTADEEDLIIRLHQTLGNRWSVIAAQLPGRTDNEIKNVWHSHLKKRLEDGLKPAADHDAGGSGRQKSRKQAKARSATVDARKRQTSPQGQSSSSLTCSTVTESAAAVSSSPSDNATITGASHGHQLVKEDTSSSEAVTDNSFLSSTDVTGMIDLGATDEDLSLAMSSSSNWSDDQDFWIKMLQEGGDIIDLPEL, encoded by the exons ATGGGGAGAGCGCCGTGCTGCGAGAAGGACGGTCTGAAGCGGGGCGCGTGGAGCCCCGAGGAGGACCAGCGGCTGGCCGACTACATCGCTCGGCATGGCCACCCCAACTGGCGCGCCCTCCCCAAGCACGCAG GGCTTCTGCGGTGCGGGAAGAGCTGTCGCCTGCGGTGGGTCAACTACCTCAGCCCGGACATCAAGCGGGGCAACTTCACCGCCGACGAGGAGGACCTCATCATCCGCCTCCATCAGACCCTCGGCAACAG GTGGTCCGTGATAGCTGCGCAGCTGCCCGGGCGCACTGACAACGAGATCAAGAACGTCTGGCACTCGCACCTCAAGAAGAGGCTGGAGGACGGCCTGAAGCCAGCCGCCGATCACGACGCCGGCGGCAGTGGCCGGCAGAAGTCACGCAAGCAGGCCAAGGCTAGGAGCGCCACCGTCGACGCTCGTAAGCGGCAGACGTCGCCGCAGGGGCAGTCGAGCAGCAGCTTGACGTGCTCCACGGTgaccgagtcggcggcggcggtgtcaTCCTCGCCGAGCGATAACGCCACCATCACAGGAGCGAGCCACGGCCACCAGCTCGTGAAAGAGGACACCTCCAGCTCGGAGGCGGTCACTGACAACAGCTTCTTGTCTTCAACAGACGTGACGGGAATGATAGACCTCGGTGCCACGGACGAGGATCTGAGCCTGGCGATGAGCTCATCATCGAACTGGAGCGATGACCAGGACTTCTGGATCAAGATGCTGCAGGAGGGCGGAGACATAATAGACTTGCCAGAGTTGTAA